One Desulfovibrio fairfieldensis genomic window carries:
- a CDS encoding glutamate synthase-related protein: protein MESVKTQDVSVNDLRWTIEYHAERCTMCGSCVAACTFNAIEAGVSHRSVTVSRKAFPEPAAEHFALPVIRQKTRIEQACVGCGMCEKVCPNRAIRPVRNPDNRFPVLARAHGPVKRGGRSNLATPRTLDAVVVGRISQMTDPALDSERHTFDIRSPLGRVMLARELPLRVDGESLVLDGRTPPVRWIYPAIFSDMSIGALSTRAWEALALATAYLNEKCGMPVRMSSGEGGMPIKLLESDRLKYMILQIASGHFGWNRIIKAMPRMKTDPAGVLIKIGQGAKPGDGGLLPAAKVAPHIQAIRGVPKATLHSPPNHQGLYSIEESVQKMHLSLNAAFGFRVPVAIKCAASATSVSVYNNLLRDPYKICGGFFLDGIQGGTGAANEVSLEHTGHPVVSKLRDCYQAAVTQGLQGQIPLWAGGGIGMTGNAAADAFKMICLGANGVILGKILIQLLGCVGNEHGRCNACNTGKCPTGICTQDPRLVKRLDVDRGAQNIVDYMLAFDAELRKLLAPVGNSSLPVGRSDALVSMDRAVADKLGIQYAC, encoded by the coding sequence ATGGAATCAGTAAAAACCCAGGACGTCAGCGTCAACGATCTGCGCTGGACCATCGAATACCACGCGGAACGCTGCACCATGTGCGGCTCCTGCGTGGCGGCGTGCACCTTCAATGCCATTGAGGCCGGGGTTTCGCACCGCAGCGTGACGGTTTCGCGCAAGGCCTTTCCCGAGCCCGCGGCCGAGCATTTCGCCCTGCCCGTGATCAGGCAGAAGACCCGCATCGAACAGGCCTGCGTGGGCTGCGGCATGTGCGAAAAAGTCTGTCCCAACAGGGCCATTCGGCCGGTGCGCAATCCGGACAACCGCTTTCCCGTGCTGGCGCGCGCCCACGGCCCGGTCAAGCGCGGCGGGCGCAGCAATCTCGCCACGCCGCGCACCCTGGACGCCGTCGTGGTGGGACGCATCAGCCAGATGACCGACCCGGCCCTGGATTCGGAGCGGCACACCTTTGACATCCGCTCGCCTCTGGGCCGCGTCATGCTGGCCAGGGAACTGCCCCTGCGCGTGGACGGCGAAAGCCTGGTGCTCGACGGGCGCACTCCGCCGGTGCGCTGGATCTATCCGGCCATTTTCAGCGACATGAGCATCGGCGCGCTGTCCACCAGGGCCTGGGAGGCTCTGGCCCTGGCCACGGCCTATCTCAACGAGAAGTGCGGCATGCCCGTGCGCATGAGCTCGGGCGAGGGCGGCATGCCCATCAAGCTGCTGGAGTCGGACCGGCTCAAGTACATGATTTTGCAGATCGCCTCCGGCCATTTCGGCTGGAACCGCATCATCAAGGCCATGCCCCGCATGAAGACCGACCCGGCGGGCGTGCTGATCAAGATCGGCCAGGGGGCCAAGCCCGGCGACGGCGGGCTTCTGCCCGCCGCCAAGGTGGCCCCGCACATCCAGGCCATCCGGGGCGTGCCCAAGGCCACCCTGCATTCCCCGCCCAACCACCAGGGCCTGTATTCCATTGAGGAGTCGGTGCAGAAAATGCACCTCTCGCTCAACGCGGCCTTCGGCTTCCGCGTGCCCGTGGCCATCAAGTGCGCGGCCTCGGCTACCTCGGTGTCCGTCTACAACAATCTGCTGCGCGATCCCTACAAGATCTGCGGCGGCTTCTTCCTTGACGGCATCCAGGGCGGCACCGGCGCGGCTAACGAGGTTTCCCTGGAGCACACGGGCCATCCTGTCGTCTCCAAGCTGCGCGACTGCTATCAGGCCGCCGTGACCCAGGGCCTGCAGGGGCAGATTCCCCTCTGGGCGGGCGGCGGCATCGGCATGACCGGCAATGCGGCGGCCGACGCCTTCAAAATGATCTGCCTGGGGGCCAACGGCGTGATTCTGGGCAAGATCCTGATCCAGCTGCTGGGCTGCGTGGGCAACGAGCACGGACGTTGCAACGCCTGTAATACGGGCAAATGCCCCACAGGCATCTGCACCCAGGACCCGCGTCTGGTCAAACGCCTGGACGTGGACCGGGGGGCCCAGAACATCGTGGACTACATGCTGGCTTTTGACGCGGAACTGCGCAAACTGCTGGCCCCGGTGGGCAACAGCTCCCTGCCGGTGGGGCGTTCCGACGCCCTGGTCTCCATGGACCGGGCGGTGGCCGACAAGCTGGGCATCCAGTATGCCTGCTAA